The following proteins come from a genomic window of Chryseobacterium glaciei:
- a CDS encoding SusC/RagA family TonB-linked outer membrane protein yields MKNQIKNFKKVGICFFLMSGFISAQTVKDKDSLREKEIEDVVIIGYKAQKKSSLTAAVSTISDKKLKDASTSDVASMLQGKAAGAQVNLGGGAPGSTASVKIRGTSTINGPSQALWVVDGVMMTGTPNLDPSQIESINILKDATSTALYGSRGANGIVQVFTKSGNSGKGVLSFSMNNSFNTFTNGRFKLMNGNQLYDNFTSLKNAPPLPEELRNDGYNWLKNGTQTGVVQNYTIDFRGGSENSKTYISGNYYNETGTVKTYEFNRLSFRINHEQKIKSWLTLKPKVSLSYTTGKDNQGSLYEMYLNMPWDNPRDSSGNLINPNTYTGDWYGRDYSNYLYDLQWNYGKSNQLDLLGNLDAEVKITDYLKFITTNNVTYKNYDDMYYTDPRSISGESNKGGLTESYVKDISKFFNQMLRFDKDFGVHNVNALAAYEYSDRFYKISRAGVYGVVPGTDIFDDGATTGQKPSGTKFERAYNALLLNAEYVYDKKYFVQGSLRSESSSAFGKDHRNGLFYSYSLGWNIHKEKFFNVKAINEWKLRASRGLVGNTPSPNYGWQDLYALTQVYNGQVGATWSQLGNPDLTWESIYQNNLGTDISAFNNRLTLNVDYFNNKTKNLLILATLPSLTGVDRQYLNVGDVQNKGWEFNFNYAIIKSPTVTWDLGFNVSTYKNAVLSTRDNATQLLNNSQAAITGYDVTSFYMRKWMGVNPDNGAGQWEVVNADGSRTLTSNYNQATLQIVGHATPDYYGAFNTNLTVKNFYMNASLYFSQGGQIYNSDREYFDSDGAYPYYNQMVLQDGWTRWEKPGDNATHPVASYNSSSLTNRPSSRYLEDASYVKLRSLRLGYNFPASLTEKIKIKSASIYIMGENLFTITKFSGVDPEVGAVGGQTTYSGRAGTIYPIPRRFSLGFNFSF; encoded by the coding sequence ATGAAAAACCAAATCAAAAATTTTAAAAAAGTAGGAATTTGCTTTTTTTTAATGTCCGGCTTTATATCAGCACAGACAGTAAAAGACAAAGATTCCCTAAGAGAAAAAGAAATTGAAGACGTAGTCATTATCGGTTACAAAGCACAGAAAAAATCGAGTCTTACTGCAGCCGTTTCTACGATTTCTGATAAAAAACTAAAAGATGCCAGCACTTCCGATGTAGCCAGCATGTTACAAGGAAAAGCCGCCGGAGCTCAGGTTAACTTGGGAGGTGGCGCCCCGGGATCTACTGCTTCCGTAAAAATCAGAGGAACCTCTACGATCAATGGTCCAAGTCAGGCTTTATGGGTGGTAGATGGCGTAATGATGACTGGAACACCAAATTTAGATCCCAGCCAAATTGAAAGCATTAATATACTGAAAGACGCTACCTCAACAGCTTTATACGGATCCAGAGGTGCCAATGGCATTGTACAGGTATTCACAAAATCCGGAAACTCAGGAAAAGGTGTGTTGAGCTTTTCAATGAACAACTCTTTCAACACATTTACTAACGGCCGTTTCAAACTTATGAACGGAAATCAATTATATGATAACTTTACCTCATTAAAAAACGCTCCTCCTCTACCAGAAGAACTTAGAAATGATGGCTATAATTGGCTTAAAAACGGCACCCAAACGGGAGTTGTACAAAATTACACCATAGATTTCAGAGGAGGTTCTGAAAATTCTAAAACCTATATTTCCGGGAATTATTATAATGAGACTGGGACGGTTAAAACTTACGAATTCAACCGATTATCTTTCAGAATTAATCATGAACAAAAGATAAAATCATGGTTAACCTTAAAACCAAAAGTTAGTTTATCCTACACAACAGGAAAAGACAATCAAGGATCTCTTTACGAAATGTACCTCAACATGCCTTGGGATAACCCTAGAGACAGCTCTGGAAATTTAATCAATCCAAATACTTATACAGGTGATTGGTACGGAAGAGATTACAGCAATTATTTATATGATCTGCAATGGAATTATGGTAAAAGTAATCAATTGGATCTCTTAGGAAATCTTGATGCAGAAGTTAAGATTACCGACTATCTGAAATTTATCACAACCAATAACGTCACGTATAAAAACTACGATGACATGTATTATACAGACCCAAGGTCTATTTCCGGGGAGAGTAATAAAGGCGGGTTAACAGAATCATACGTAAAAGACATCAGTAAATTCTTCAATCAAATGTTGAGATTTGATAAAGATTTTGGCGTTCATAATGTAAATGCACTAGCAGCTTACGAATATTCGGACAGGTTTTATAAAATATCCCGAGCAGGCGTTTACGGTGTAGTTCCAGGAACAGATATTTTTGACGATGGAGCTACAACGGGACAAAAACCATCAGGAACAAAATTTGAAAGAGCCTACAATGCCCTTTTATTGAATGCAGAATATGTTTATGATAAAAAATATTTTGTTCAGGGATCTTTACGAAGCGAATCCTCTTCCGCATTTGGTAAGGATCACAGAAACGGACTGTTTTATTCTTATAGTTTAGGCTGGAATATTCATAAAGAAAAATTTTTCAACGTAAAAGCTATTAATGAATGGAAATTAAGAGCCAGCCGAGGCCTTGTAGGAAATACTCCATCACCAAATTACGGATGGCAGGATTTATATGCTTTGACACAAGTATATAACGGACAGGTCGGAGCAACTTGGAGTCAATTAGGAAATCCGGACTTAACCTGGGAATCGATTTATCAAAATAATCTTGGTACAGATATCTCAGCATTTAATAATAGATTGACTTTAAATGTTGATTATTTTAATAATAAGACTAAAAACTTACTAATATTAGCTACCCTCCCTTCATTAACAGGTGTCGACAGACAATATTTGAATGTTGGCGACGTACAAAACAAGGGTTGGGAATTTAACTTCAATTATGCCATCATCAAATCTCCAACCGTGACTTGGGATCTGGGATTCAATGTCAGTACTTATAAAAACGCTGTTCTTTCTACGAGAGATAATGCTACTCAACTTTTAAACAACAGTCAAGCAGCAATAACAGGATATGACGTCACCTCTTTTTACATGAGAAAATGGATGGGCGTAAATCCTGATAATGGCGCAGGCCAATGGGAAGTTGTAAATGCCGACGGAAGCAGAACTTTAACATCCAACTACAATCAAGCAACATTGCAGATCGTTGGCCATGCGACACCTGATTACTATGGAGCTTTCAACACCAATCTTACTGTCAAAAATTTTTACATGAATGCAAGCCTTTACTTCTCACAAGGAGGGCAAATATATAATTCAGACAGAGAATATTTTGATTCAGATGGAGCTTATCCATATTACAACCAAATGGTGTTACAAGATGGATGGACCAGATGGGAAAAACCGGGAGACAATGCAACACATCCGGTAGCAAGTTATAACAGCAGTAGTTTAACCAACAGACCTTCATCCCGATATTTAGAAGATGCAAGCTATGTTAAATTAAGATCTTTAAGATTGGGATACAATTTCCCAGCTTCCCTAACAGAAAAGATAAAAATTAAATCTGCTAGCATTTATATTATGGGTGAAAATCTATTTACGATCACTAAATTTTCAGGCGTAGATCCGGAAGTAGGAGCTGTAGGAGGCCAAACTACATATTCCGGTAGAGCAGGAACGATTTACCCAATTCCAAGAAGATTTTCTTTAGGCTTTAATTTCTCTTTTTAA
- a CDS encoding glycosyltransferase — MKPTISIVVAIFNRKDELFELLNSLTQQTDKDFEIIIVDDGSFVDLKPTIKNFEEILDIKYFRKDNSGPGLSRNYGAKRAENEWLVFVDSDVIVEKDYIENIKKDIIEIPCDAFGGADKAHKGFNLMQKAISYSMTSVFTTGGIRGSKKAVSKFQPRSFNMGVKKDVFEKVGGFSEMRIGEDPDLSMTLWEKGFTTAFFDTIAVYHKRRVDLGKFSKQVYQFGCARPILNQRHPNYVKISFAFPTLFMLGYILGFIEYFLLGRGIILAFYGLYTFMVLFHALIVTKNISIAGMAVISTYIQMFSYGYGFLKSWVLLNILRMKPEDAFPKHFHQK, encoded by the coding sequence TTGAAACCTACAATTTCCATCGTCGTTGCTATTTTTAACCGAAAAGATGAGCTTTTTGAGTTATTAAATTCTCTTACCCAACAAACAGATAAAGATTTTGAGATCATTATTGTTGATGATGGTTCTTTTGTTGATCTTAAACCGACAATCAAAAATTTTGAAGAAATTTTAGACATTAAATATTTCAGAAAAGATAATTCGGGGCCTGGCTTATCAAGAAATTACGGAGCAAAAAGAGCTGAAAACGAATGGCTTGTTTTTGTCGACAGCGACGTGATCGTAGAGAAAGATTATATTGAAAATATTAAAAAAGATATCATAGAAATTCCATGTGATGCTTTTGGTGGCGCAGATAAAGCGCACAAAGGCTTCAATTTAATGCAAAAAGCAATCTCATATTCCATGACCTCCGTTTTTACAACGGGTGGAATTAGAGGAAGTAAGAAGGCGGTTTCAAAATTTCAACCGAGAAGCTTCAATATGGGAGTAAAGAAAGATGTTTTCGAAAAAGTGGGCGGTTTTTCTGAAATGCGAATCGGTGAAGATCCTGATTTGTCAATGACGCTTTGGGAAAAAGGTTTTACAACAGCTTTTTTCGATACCATTGCGGTGTATCATAAGCGTAGAGTAGATCTTGGGAAATTTTCAAAACAAGTTTATCAGTTTGGTTGTGCAAGACCGATTCTTAATCAAAGACATCCGAATTATGTAAAAATTTCGTTTGCTTTTCCAACTTTATTTATGTTGGGCTATATTCTAGGATTCATTGAGTATTTTTTGCTTGGAAGAGGAATTATCCTGGCTTTTTATGGGCTATATACTTTTATGGTTCTTTTCCATGCTTTAATAGTGACTAAAAACATCAGCATTGCCGGAATGGCAGTTATTTCAACCTATATTCAAATGTTTTCTTACGGGTACGGATTTTTAAAATCTTGGGTTTTATTAAATATTTTGAGAATGAAACCTGAAGATGCTTTCCCGAAACATTTTCACCAAAAATAA
- a CDS encoding THUMP domain-containing class I SAM-dependent RNA methyltransferase → MDIENLKIQIKTFFGLEPILAEEIKKLGGRNVEIKNRAVNCEGDLGFLYKINYSSRTALKILVPILEFKAFNQHQFYDKLFKVDWEDFMDVDQSFAIDSTVNSDTFKHSQFVTLKMKDAIVDYFQEKVKKRPNVDSKSPQIKFHLHIDRELVTISLDSSGDALFKRGYRKEQGEAPINEVLASGMLQLAGWDGKGNFLDPMCGSGTLLIEAAMIALDLPAQIFRKRFAFQNWQNYDSELFARIKEVRIGRIKEFTGKIVGYDIDGRMLSAAITNIEAAEMEDIIEVKRQDFFETKKELFPLLMVFNPPYDERISINDDDFYKKIGDTFKTHYPNTLAWLISSDLEAVKKIGLRPSRKIKLFNGKLETRFLQYEMYEGTKKVHKLENQ, encoded by the coding sequence ATGGATATAGAAAATCTAAAGATTCAGATCAAGACATTCTTCGGTCTGGAGCCGATCTTGGCGGAAGAGATCAAAAAATTAGGTGGGCGTAATGTCGAAATTAAAAATCGTGCAGTAAATTGTGAAGGAGATTTGGGTTTCCTTTATAAAATTAATTATTCTTCGAGAACAGCTTTAAAAATTTTAGTTCCTATTTTGGAATTTAAGGCTTTTAATCAGCATCAGTTTTACGATAAATTGTTTAAAGTGGATTGGGAGGATTTCATGGATGTGGATCAGTCTTTTGCGATTGATTCAACGGTGAATTCCGACACTTTTAAGCATTCACAGTTTGTAACCTTGAAAATGAAAGACGCAATCGTTGATTATTTTCAGGAAAAAGTAAAAAAACGTCCAAATGTGGATTCTAAAAGTCCACAAATCAAATTTCACCTTCATATCGACAGAGAATTGGTAACGATTTCCTTAGATTCTTCGGGTGATGCTTTATTTAAAAGAGGATACAGAAAAGAGCAGGGTGAAGCACCAATTAATGAAGTTTTGGCAAGCGGAATGCTTCAATTAGCTGGCTGGGACGGAAAAGGAAATTTCCTTGACCCAATGTGTGGTTCGGGAACGCTTTTGATTGAGGCGGCAATGATCGCATTAGATCTTCCTGCGCAGATTTTCAGAAAAAGATTTGCTTTCCAAAACTGGCAAAATTATGATTCTGAATTATTTGCAAGAATTAAAGAAGTAAGAATCGGTAGAATTAAAGAATTTACAGGTAAAATTGTAGGTTACGATATTGATGGAAGAATGCTTAGCGCTGCAATAACCAATATTGAAGCTGCTGAAATGGAAGATATTATTGAAGTGAAAAGACAGGATTTCTTTGAGACTAAAAAAGAGCTTTTCCCTTTATTAATGGTATTTAATCCACCTTATGACGAGAGAATTTCTATTAATGATGATGATTTTTACAAGAAAATAGGAGATACTTTCAAAACGCATTATCCAAATACATTAGCTTGGCTGATTTCTTCTGACTTAGAAGCTGTGAAGAAAATTGGACTTCGACCTTCAAGAAAGATCAAACTTTTCAACGGAAAATTGGAAACAAGATTTTTACAATACGAAATGTACGAGGGAACGAAAAAAGTTCATAAACTTGAAAATCAGTAA
- a CDS encoding flavin monoamine oxidase family protein encodes MEKIIIVGAGASGLMAGYELSKQGFNIEIIEAQNRIGGRIKSKSINSFPYFLELGAEFVHGNLPTTLRLLDEAKIPYYKTEGDIWNYEDGNFNQDDNFSEYFEAFHEKLSQLKEDSSVYQFLEKEFKGESYSKLRKSILNFVQGYDGADPNEMSVFSLREENPDSEEDEYTIEGGYSSLMEYLYLKCRENSVNFHFSEIITHANWKKNEVFIKSKSDKEYKAEKVIFTLPIALLQQESIEFKPQIPEYISAANEIGSGHAIKFIFQFNSEFFKTTKMSKLEDLHLLLSNEEIPTWWMHKTKPALLTGWLGGPKAFELRNSSKEELLNRSLKTLHHFFCLPENIISENLENWEISVPSADPFAKCAYSYNKINSEKARKVLNTPIEQTLYFAGEALYTGNATGTVEAALVTGENTAKKIIHLK; translated from the coding sequence ATGGAAAAAATAATCATCGTCGGAGCCGGAGCTTCAGGTCTTATGGCTGGTTACGAATTGAGCAAACAAGGTTTTAACATAGAAATAATTGAAGCTCAAAATCGTATAGGAGGACGAATTAAATCAAAAAGTATAAACTCTTTTCCCTATTTCTTAGAATTGGGCGCCGAATTTGTACACGGAAATCTTCCTACAACCCTTCGATTGCTTGACGAGGCAAAAATTCCATATTATAAAACGGAAGGCGATATTTGGAATTATGAGGATGGCAATTTTAACCAAGATGACAATTTTTCAGAATATTTTGAAGCTTTTCATGAAAAATTAAGTCAACTTAAAGAAGATAGCAGTGTTTATCAATTTTTAGAAAAAGAGTTTAAAGGTGAAAGTTATTCTAAGTTAAGAAAAAGTATTCTCAATTTTGTTCAGGGTTACGATGGTGCAGACCCGAATGAGATGAGTGTTTTTTCTCTTCGTGAAGAAAATCCCGACAGTGAAGAAGACGAATACACAATTGAAGGCGGTTATTCTTCTTTAATGGAATATTTATATTTAAAATGCAGAGAAAATAGCGTTAATTTTCACTTCTCAGAAATAATCACGCACGCCAACTGGAAAAAGAATGAGGTTTTTATCAAAAGTAAATCCGATAAAGAATACAAAGCAGAAAAAGTGATTTTCACTTTACCAATCGCTCTGTTACAGCAGGAATCAATTGAATTTAAACCTCAGATTCCAGAGTATATTTCAGCGGCGAATGAGATCGGTAGCGGTCATGCCATCAAATTTATTTTTCAATTTAATTCTGAGTTCTTTAAAACGACAAAAATGTCTAAGCTTGAAGATTTGCATCTGCTCTTGAGCAACGAAGAAATTCCGACTTGGTGGATGCATAAAACAAAACCGGCTTTATTAACGGGTTGGTTGGGCGGTCCAAAAGCTTTTGAACTGAGAAATTCATCAAAGGAAGAACTTTTGAATAGGTCTTTGAAAACTTTACATCATTTTTTTTGTCTTCCTGAAAATATTATTTCAGAAAATTTAGAAAATTGGGAGATCAGTGTTCCTTCTGCTGATCCTTTTGCAAAATGTGCATATTCTTACAACAAAATAAATTCAGAAAAAGCGAGAAAGGTTTTAAATACACCTATTGAGCAGACATTATATTTTGCAGGAGAAGCTCTGTATACAGGGAATGCAACCGGAACTGTAGAAGCAGCTTTAGTCACAGGAGAGAATACTGCTAAGAAAATTATTCATTTAAAATAA
- a CDS encoding ZIP family metal transporter: protein MIVILLILSVIAGVFLGKHFGKKEKLAKNLLVLSAGFLITICLNEVFPQVYAVEGSSNLGIFVIAGVLLQMILEALTKGFEHGHVHHHSEHNILPVALMVGLFVHAFIEGIPLANEEQALSPYLLGILFHNLPISFILGAFLFNRKEGSKSSSYPSILIVALFALASPFGMLLGNYFNPDLQPYFLAIVGGIFLHISSVIIFESNKNHNIDWVKIGLVIVGVSLALIMHLFHNHDHVGHHH from the coding sequence ATAATTGTTATTTTACTGATTTTAAGTGTAATTGCAGGGGTTTTTCTTGGAAAGCATTTTGGCAAAAAAGAAAAATTAGCAAAAAATTTATTGGTTTTAAGTGCAGGTTTCCTGATCACGATTTGTTTAAATGAAGTTTTCCCTCAAGTATATGCAGTTGAAGGGAGTAGCAATTTGGGAATATTTGTCATCGCCGGCGTGCTTTTACAAATGATCTTAGAAGCTTTAACAAAAGGGTTTGAACATGGGCATGTTCATCATCACAGCGAACATAATATTCTTCCTGTTGCTTTAATGGTGGGACTTTTCGTTCATGCATTTATTGAAGGAATTCCTTTAGCAAATGAAGAACAAGCACTTTCACCTTATCTGCTTGGAATTTTATTTCACAATCTTCCGATTTCATTTATTTTGGGAGCATTTTTATTCAATAGAAAAGAAGGATCTAAAAGTTCATCTTATCCCTCAATACTCATTGTAGCGCTGTTTGCTCTAGCATCTCCTTTTGGAATGTTATTGGGTAATTATTTTAATCCAGATTTACAGCCCTATTTCTTAGCTATCGTAGGAGGAATCTTCTTACATATTTCTTCTGTGATTATTTTTGAAAGCAATAAGAACCATAATATTGATTGGGTAAAAATTGGGCTTGTGATTGTAGGTGTTTCTCTAGCCTTAATTATGCATCTTTTCCATAATCATGACCATGTGGGGCATCATCATTAA
- a CDS encoding aminotransferase class I/II-fold pyridoxal phosphate-dependent enzyme, whose protein sequence is MKDFNAANEIQDLQYFGEFGGVNPSISDSSTYTFLSAKTMFDTFEGNAEGCYLYSRHSSPMNLYLAQALAKLENTEAANVTASGMGAITSVLMQVCKSGDHIISSRTIYGGTYAFLKNFLPPFHIETTFLDINNFEAIEASIQPNTKVIYCESVSNPLLEVADLRRLSEICKKYNLKLIVDNTFSPLSISPTLLGADIVIHSLTKFINGSSDTVGGVYCGTQQFINDTKNVNNGACMLLGPTMDSFRSASILKNLRTLHIRIKQHSYNAMYLAERFEKDGLRVVYPGLKSHRNHELMKSMMHEEYGFGGLLTLDAGTTEKANELMELMQQENLGYLAVSLGFYKTLFSCSGSSTSSEIPEEERAEMGISDGLIRFSIGLDHDIERTYEKMKECMHKTGVLNHETISIF, encoded by the coding sequence ATGAAAGACTTTAACGCAGCAAACGAAATACAGGATTTACAATATTTTGGTGAATTTGGTGGAGTAAATCCATCGATATCAGACAGTTCAACGTATACTTTTCTTTCTGCAAAGACGATGTTCGATACTTTTGAAGGAAATGCAGAAGGTTGCTATTTGTATTCAAGACATTCATCCCCGATGAATCTTTATTTGGCTCAGGCATTAGCAAAACTTGAAAATACCGAAGCAGCCAACGTTACAGCTTCCGGAATGGGCGCCATTACTTCTGTTTTGATGCAGGTTTGCAAAAGTGGCGATCATATTATTTCGAGCAGAACAATTTACGGTGGAACGTACGCTTTCCTGAAAAATTTTCTCCCTCCTTTTCACATTGAAACTACATTTTTAGATATTAATAATTTTGAAGCCATCGAAGCTTCTATTCAACCCAACACAAAAGTTATTTATTGTGAAAGTGTGAGCAATCCACTTCTTGAAGTTGCCGACTTGAGAAGACTTTCTGAGATCTGTAAAAAATACAATCTAAAATTGATTGTTGATAATACCTTCTCTCCTCTTTCAATTTCACCAACTTTATTAGGTGCCGATATTGTTATTCATAGTTTGACAAAATTCATCAATGGTAGCAGTGATACTGTGGGTGGTGTTTATTGCGGAACTCAGCAGTTTATAAACGATACAAAAAATGTAAATAACGGAGCTTGTATGCTGCTCGGCCCAACAATGGACAGCTTCAGATCTGCAAGTATTTTAAAGAATTTAAGAACCCTACATATCAGAATTAAACAGCACAGCTACAACGCAATGTATCTGGCTGAAAGATTTGAAAAAGACGGATTAAGAGTCGTTTATCCCGGTCTGAAATCTCACAGAAATCATGAATTAATGAAAAGCATGATGCACGAGGAGTACGGATTCGGCGGATTATTGACTTTAGACGCAGGAACTACAGAAAAAGCTAACGAATTAATGGAACTGATGCAACAGGAAAACTTAGGTTATCTGGCGGTAAGTTTAGGCTTTTATAAAACTTTATTCTCATGCTCAGGAAGCTCAACTTCTTCTGAAATTCCGGAAGAGGAACGCGCTGAAATGGGAATTTCCGATGGACTGATCAGATTCTCAATAGGGTTGGATCACGACATCGAGCGAACCTACGAAAAGATGAAGGAATGCATGCATAAAACAGGCGTTCTCAACCATGAAACCATCTCTATATTCTAA
- a CDS encoding SAM-dependent methyltransferase, with protein MEWFESWFDTPYYHLLYSNRDYTEAENFITKLTSELQLPPSSKIIDLACGKGRHSVFLNKLGYDVLGLDLSRQSIEFNKQFENQTLLFDVHDMRNPIDADPMDAVFNLFTSFGYFDNEKDDKNVFQSVHNVLKPGGYFVLDYLNEEYVRKNIVPESIITRGDIDFKICKKIEGRHIVKDIQFEADGKPFHFFEKVKLHTLDAINSYATECGFERVKIWGDYQLNDFNKDVSTRCINLFKKKA; from the coding sequence ATGGAATGGTTTGAATCTTGGTTTGATACACCTTATTATCATTTGCTTTACAGTAACAGAGATTATACTGAGGCAGAAAACTTCATTACAAAGCTTACTTCGGAGCTTCAGTTACCACCTTCATCAAAGATCATAGATTTGGCTTGTGGTAAGGGAAGACACTCTGTTTTCCTTAATAAATTAGGCTATGATGTGTTGGGGCTAGACCTTTCCAGACAGAGTATAGAATTTAATAAACAATTTGAAAATCAGACCTTACTTTTTGATGTTCACGATATGAGAAATCCTATCGATGCAGATCCGATGGATGCGGTTTTCAACTTATTTACCAGTTTTGGATATTTTGATAACGAAAAAGATGATAAAAATGTATTCCAATCGGTTCATAATGTTCTAAAACCCGGAGGATATTTTGTATTGGATTATTTGAATGAAGAATATGTAAGAAAAAACATCGTTCCTGAGTCAATAATCACTCGCGGTGATATTGATTTTAAAATCTGTAAGAAAATTGAAGGAAGACATATCGTTAAAGATATTCAGTTTGAAGCAGACGGAAAACCTTTCCACTTCTTTGAAAAAGTAAAACTTCATACGCTGGACGCTATCAATTCTTACGCAACAGAATGCGGTTTTGAAAGAGTGAAAATCTGGGGAGATTATCAATTGAATGATTTTAATAAAGACGTTTCCACTCGTTGTATCAATTTATTTAAGAAAAAAGCATGA
- a CDS encoding RagB/SusD family nutrient uptake outer membrane protein, translated as MKKILIPFIALTLIACNIDRSPFDSKESDVILADPTGLQTITLGNYALLKGDANGGGFFNNLYRVGEYGGDNIDISGTTSDQFFYYYNYRSIKNNGRSNVIWNAGYKAIIGCNRVISKFPEGKDADTDQLIGENYFLRAYVYFSLVNVFGKPYNQGTGNLGVPLKTSDDVNELPPRATVGAIYDQVVSDLKKAEQLMTLDKKNIYASKEAAQALLSRVYLYMENNDKTIEYADKVINSGKYTMLSNSEFPSYPTKTPENNNETIFAFKYNKDGDYSDGWNTIGSMYANIQSVGWGEMYASSSYLDLIRQNPQDARMKFISPKYTSPLTPVAYWVQKGTNATGGVTYSYVFQKTFQQGGNTFFTMNSVNYQVYSEVLPNKTNYYFNNSSGVKVYVTLDNDMDKRNGYPKFYILKCSLQEGVAQLWSPVVIRLAEIYLNRAEAYAKKGMTTSALADVNIIRTRAGIPTYASTPAGQTTLEAVLQERRLELAFEAQRKYDVFRNKLDMNRQYPGSHLNGTNPFYTMPYTNNRIIEYIPEQQIQIQPNLIQNPD; from the coding sequence ATGAAAAAAATACTTATACCATTCATAGCATTAACATTAATTGCGTGTAATATAGACCGATCACCATTTGATTCCAAAGAGTCTGATGTAATACTTGCAGACCCAACAGGACTACAAACCATAACGTTAGGAAATTATGCCCTTTTGAAAGGCGACGCTAACGGGGGAGGATTTTTTAATAATCTATACCGAGTTGGAGAATACGGTGGAGATAACATCGATATTAGTGGAACAACATCCGATCAGTTTTTTTATTATTATAATTACAGAAGCATCAAAAACAACGGACGATCAAACGTAATCTGGAATGCAGGTTACAAAGCTATTATAGGCTGTAACAGAGTTATATCTAAATTTCCTGAAGGAAAAGATGCAGATACAGATCAGTTAATTGGTGAAAATTATTTCTTAAGAGCGTATGTATATTTTTCTTTAGTGAATGTGTTTGGAAAACCCTACAATCAGGGAACCGGAAATCTCGGAGTACCATTAAAGACTTCTGATGATGTGAATGAACTGCCACCAAGAGCTACCGTCGGAGCGATTTACGATCAGGTTGTAAGTGATCTGAAAAAAGCAGAACAGTTAATGACGCTTGATAAAAAGAATATTTATGCCTCAAAAGAAGCTGCTCAGGCGTTACTTTCCAGAGTTTATCTTTATATGGAAAACAATGATAAAACCATTGAATATGCTGATAAAGTGATCAATTCAGGAAAGTACACGATGCTTTCTAATTCTGAATTCCCTTCTTACCCAACCAAAACACCGGAAAACAATAATGAAACCATTTTTGCATTTAAATATAATAAAGATGGTGATTACAGTGATGGCTGGAACACAATAGGATCAATGTACGCCAATATTCAAAGCGTGGGCTGGGGTGAAATGTATGCTTCTTCTTCTTATTTAGACCTCATCAGACAAAATCCTCAGGATGCAAGAATGAAATTCATTTCTCCTAAATACACCAGTCCGCTAACTCCGGTTGCTTATTGGGTACAAAAAGGAACGAATGCAACGGGAGGAGTTACTTACAGTTATGTTTTCCAGAAAACATTTCAGCAAGGCGGAAACACTTTTTTCACAATGAACAGCGTCAATTATCAGGTATACAGTGAGGTTTTACCCAATAAAACGAATTATTATTTTAATAATTCAAGCGGCGTAAAAGTCTATGTTACTTTAGATAATGATATGGACAAAAGAAATGGATATCCTAAGTTTTATATACTAAAATGCTCACTACAGGAAGGTGTTGCGCAATTATGGTCGCCTGTTGTAATAAGATTGGCAGAAATTTATCTTAACCGAGCAGAAGCCTATGCAAAGAAAGGAATGACAACTTCTGCATTAGCTGATGTAAATATTATCAGAACAAGAGCTGGAATTCCAACATATGCTTCTACCCCTGCAGGACAAACAACTTTAGAAGCCGTTCTTCAGGAAAGAAGACTTGAACTCGCGTTTGAAGCACAGAGAAAATATGATGTATTCAGAAACAAACTGGATATGAACAGACAGTATCCGGGATCTCATTTAAATGGAACCAATCCGTTTTACACGATGCCTTATACTAATAACAGAATCATAGAATATATTCCTGAACAGCAAATCCAAATTCAACCAAATTTGATTCAAAATCCTGATTAA